tccaatgcctAACAAAAGTTTTCTTGAAGATCacaatccatataagcaaatgcaatGTTGAATGTCAACccagttgaagttacaccaacaatttcaaacaatggtaatctatacttgttggttttaTAGGTGttatccatgatcaatacaagagaGAACATGTTCAACAAAGTTGTGGAATTTAGATGCGTTCAAAACATGtccctcacaacgttggagtctTCATGAGTCATACTCCAAGCATACTTCTTAtcttcaagtaacttcaacagATGTTGCATATCAGTTTTAGGTcctttcaaattatttatatatgtgctTTGTTGCTTATAAATTTGAGAGATATTAGTCATATTCTCCTTATCTCGATCTCTAAAAGATGATAAGATGTGACTCGGTGCAACGTGATACTTTGTCAgctcgtcaacatgtttcttatcttcttcttttatGCGTCCCACAAATgaattattctca
This region of Cicer arietinum cultivar CDC Frontier isolate Library 1 chromosome 8, Cicar.CDCFrontier_v2.0, whole genome shotgun sequence genomic DNA includes:
- the LOC101501177 gene encoding uncharacterized protein → MCGLHNHELVNTFENNSFVGRIKEEDKKHVDELTKYHVAPSHILSSFRDRDKENMTNISQIYKQQSTYINNLKGPKTDMQHLLKLLEDKKYAWSMTHEDSNVVRDMF